One part of the Arabidopsis thaliana chromosome 4, partial sequence genome encodes these proteins:
- a CDS encoding P-loop containing nucleoside triphosphate hydrolases superfamily protein (P-loop containing nucleoside triphosphate hydrolases superfamily protein; FUNCTIONS IN: helicase activity, ATP binding, nucleic acid binding, ATP-dependent helicase activity; LOCATED IN: cellular_component unknown; EXPRESSED IN: 19 plant structures; EXPRESSED DURING: 11 growth stages; CONTAINS InterPro DOMAIN/s: RNA helicase, DEAD-box type, Q motif (InterPro:IPR014014), DNA/RNA helicase, DEAD/DEAH box type, N-terminal (InterPro:IPR011545), DEAD-like helicase, N-terminal (InterPro:IPR014001), DNA/RNA helicase, C-terminal (InterPro:IPR001650), Helicase, superfamily 1/2, ATP-binding domain (InterPro:IPR014021); BEST Arabidopsis thaliana protein match is: DEA(D/H)-box RNA helicase family protein (TAIR:AT5G60990.1); Has 35246 Blast hits to 34671 proteins in 2939 species: Archae - 524; Bacteria - 16250; Metazoa - 5646; Fungi - 4238; Plants - 2336; Viruses - 4; Other Eukaryotes - 6248 (source: NCBI BLink).): MGKTKLKPVEDVNSEVVDEVEKAEEVEEQRNDREQEEEQKEEEAPKSFEELGLDSRLIRALTKKGIEKPTLIQQSAIPYILEGKDVVARAKTGSGKTLAYLLPLLQKLFSADSVSKKKLAPSAFILVPSRELCQQVYTEVSSLIELCRVQLKAVQLTSSMSASDMRNALAGLPEILVSTPACIPKCFAAGVLEPTAVSESLSILVLDEADLLLSYGYEDNLRSVTSIIPRRCQCLLMSATTSSDVEKLKKLILHNPIVLTLTEDNDKEEAVPSNVQQFWISCSAQDKLLHILALLKLEVVQKKILIFINTIDMGFRLKLFLEKFGIKSAILNGELPQNSRLHILEQFNAGLFDYLIATDDNSQTKKQKEEAKGEANKENKKNNKRSKPKLDAEFGVVRGIDFKKVHTVINFDMPQSVTGYIHRIGRTGRAYSSGSSVSLISPDEMEGFEDIKSFLASDKNKDIDIITPFPLLTENAVESLRYRAEDVAKSVTKIAVRESRAQDLRNEIINSEKLKAHFEANPRDLDLLRHDKPLSKTAPAPHLKDIPEYLVDAKTQEASKMVKLARAAMGNTRRSGGGGGRNNKNKKRSRKGSDPLKTFNPNGSKRGAVGQKDGKDSSSTKKQKTV, from the exons ATGGGTAAGACGAAGTTAAAACCTGTGGAGGATGTGAACTCGGAAGTGGTGGACGAAGTtgagaaagcagaggaagtTGAGGAACAGAGAAACGacagagaacaagaagaagagcaaaaagaagaagaggcacCTAAAAGTTTCGAAGAGCTAGGGCTTGATTCTCGTCTAATTCGTGCCCTAACTAAAAAGGGTATAGAGAAACCAACCCTTATTCAGCAATCAGCCATTCCTTACATTCTG GAAGGAAAAGATGTGGTTGCTAGGGCAAAGACTGGTTCAGGTAAGACTTTGGCTTACCTTTTGCCATTGCTCCAGAAGCTATTTTCAGCAGATTCTgtgagcaagaagaagcttgctCCTTCTGCATTTATTCTTGTTCCATCTCGAGAACTATGTCAGCAG GTTTACACAGAGGTTTCATCGCTTATTGAGCTGTGTAGAGTTCAGCTAAAAGCAGTGCAGTTGACTAGTAGCATGTCTGCATCTGATATG CGTAATGCATTGGCTGGACTGCCTGAGATTCTTGTCTCCACACCTGCTTGTATTCCGAAATGTTTTGCTGCCGGAGTTTTAGAGCCCACTGCTGTCAGTGAATCACTTTCAATTCTGGTTCTTGATGAG GCAGATCTTTTGTTGTCATATGGATATGAAGATAATCTAAGGTCGGTAACATCAATAATCCCAAGGCGTTGCCAATGCCTTCTTATGTCGGCTACCACAAG CTCTGATGTcgaaaaattgaagaaattgattCTGCACAACCCAATCGTTTTGACCTTGACAGAAGATAATGACAAGGAAGAGGCCGTCCCAAGTAATGTTCAGCAGTTTTGG ATCTCTTGCAGTGCTCAGGATAAACTGCTTCACATTCTTGCTCTCTTGAAGCTAGAGGTTGTTCAGAAGAAAATTCTGATTTTCATCAATACAATTGACATGGGATTCAGGTTGAAATTATTCTTGGAAAAG TTTGGAATCAAGTCTGCAATTTTAAACGGGGAATTGCCTCAGAATTCTCGACTTCATATCCTTGAG CAATTCAATGCAGGACTTTTCGATTACTTGATTGCAACGGATGATAATAGCCagactaaaaaacaaaaggaagaggCTAAAGGTGAGGCTAACAAggagaacaagaaaaataataagcGTAGCAAACCAAAGCTAGATGCTGAGTTCGGTGTAGTTAGGGGAATTGATTTCAAAAAAGTTCACACG GTTATAAACTTTGATATGCCTCAAAGTGTTACTGGATATATCCATCGAATTGGGCGTACAGGGAGAGCATATAGCAGCGGATCTTCCGTTTCTCTT ATTTCTCCTGATGAGATGGAAGGGTTTGAAGATATAAAGTCCTTCTTAGCAAGCGACAAGAACAAGGATATTGATATTATCACACCCTTTCCTTTGTTGACCGAAAATGCTGTCGAGTCTCTTAGATATAGAGCTGAG GATGTGGCAAAGAGTGTTACAAAGATTGCGGTTCGAGAGTCTCGAGCTCAGGATTTGAGGAATGAGATAATCAACTCTGAAAA GTTAAAAGCTCATTTTGAAGCTAATCCAAGAGACTTAGATCTGTTGAGACATGACAAGCCTCTGAGTAAGACTGCACCTGCACCACATCTAAAGGACATCCCCGAGTATCTAGTGGACGCAAAGACTCAAGAAGCAAGCAAGATGGTAAAGCTAGCTAGAGCCGCAATGGGCAACACTAGGAGATCTGGTGGAGGCGGTGGtcgcaacaacaaaaacaagaaacggTCTAGAAAAGGCAGCGACCCACTCAAAACCTTCAACCCTAAT GGGTCTAAGAGAGGAGCCGTTGGCCAGAAGGATGGCAAAGATTCTAGCTCGaccaaaaaacagaagacAGTTTAA
- the ARO1 gene encoding armadillo repeat only 1 (armadillo repeat only 1 (ARO1); FUNCTIONS IN: binding; INVOLVED IN: pollen tube growth, actin cytoskeleton organization; LOCATED IN: nucleus, cytoplasm; EXPRESSED IN: 15 plant structures; EXPRESSED DURING: 6 growth stages; CONTAINS InterPro DOMAIN/s: Armadillo-like helical (InterPro:IPR011989), Armadillo (InterPro:IPR000225), Armadillo-type fold (InterPro:IPR016024); BEST Arabidopsis thaliana protein match is: armadillo repeat only 2 (TAIR:AT5G66200.1); Has 661 Blast hits to 627 proteins in 126 species: Archae - 0; Bacteria - 2; Metazoa - 165; Fungi - 76; Plants - 317; Viruses - 0; Other Eukaryotes - 101 (source: NCBI BLink).) — MADIVKQILVRPIQLADQITKASDEAYSFRQECLEVKAKTEKLAGLLRQAARASNDLYERPTRRIIDDTEQVLFKALALVEKCRATGLMKRVFTIIPAAAFRKITMQLENSIGDVSWLLRVSASGDDRDDEYLGLPPIAANEPILCLIWEQVAILFTGSLDDRSDAAASLVSLARDNDRYGRLIIEEGGVPSLLKLAKEGKMEGQENAARAIGLLGRDPESVEQIVNAGVCQVFAKILKEGHMKVQTVVAWAVSELASNHPKCQDHFAQNNIIRFLVSHLAFETVQEHSKYAIVSNKQTLSSIHTVVMASNTNPADKKENNEQDETKSNISHPLSNQTPSQMHSLIANTLAMKGSGPSSGSGSGSGSGTNKNQIKQSNQQHQNHTKGGSNPRGNNPTHVSLMGTSIKGREYEDPATKAQMKAMAARALWQLSRGNLQICRSITESRALLCFAVLLEKGDDEVKSYSALAMMEITDVAEQYPELRRSAFKPTSPAAKAVVEQLLKVIENEILDLLIPCIKSIGSLSRTFRATETRIIGPLVKLLDEREAEIAMEAAVALIKFSCTENFLRDNHSKAIIAAGGAKHLIQLVYFGEQMVQVPALMLLCYIALNVPDSETLAQEEVLVVLEWSTKQAHLVEAPTIDEILPEAKSRLELYQSRGSRGFH; from the coding sequence aTGGCGGATATTGTGAAACAGATCTTAGTAAGACCGATTCAATTAGCGGATCAGATAACTAAAGCGTCAGACGAAGCTTACTCATTCCGTCAAGAATGTCTAGAGGTCAAAGCCAAAACGGAAAAGCTCGCCGGTCTCCTCCGTCAAGCGGCGCGTGCAAGCAACGATCTCTACGAACGTCCCACTCGCCGTATCATCGACGATACAGAGCAAGTCCTCTTCAAAGCCCTAGCCCTCGTAGAAAAATGCCGCGCCACGGGACTGATGAAACGTGTTTTCACCATTATTCCCGCGGCTGCGTTTAGGAAAATCACGATGCAGTTAGAGAATTCAATCGGAGACGTTTCTTGGCTCCTACGTGTCTCTGCTTCAGGCGATGACCGTGACGATGAGTATTTAGGTCTCCCTCCGATCGCTGCAAACGAACCAATCCTCTGTTTGATTTGGGAACAAGTTGCGATACTGTTCACAGGCTCTCTCGATGATCGATCTGATGCAGCGGCTTCCCTGGTGTCGCTTGCACGTGACAATGATCGATACGGGAGGTTGATTATTGAAGAAGGTGGTGTACCTTCGTTATTGAAACTTGCTAAAGAAGGTAAAATGGAAGGTCAAGAAAACGCGGCTCGAGCCATTGGGTTATTAGGACGAGATCCAGAGAGTGTTGAACAGATTGTGAACGCAGGTGTGTGTCAAGTGTTTGCGAAGATTCTTAAAGAAGGTCATATGAAAGTTCAAACTGTTGTTGCTTGGGCTGTTTCTGAATTAGCCTCTAATCATCCTAAATGTCAAGACCATTTTGCTCAGAACAACATCATCCGTTTCCTCGTGAGCCATTTAGCTTTTGAGACGGTTCAAGAACATAGCAAATACGCTATCGTGAGTAACAAGCAAACATTGTCGTCGATCCATACGGTTGTTATGGCGAGTAATACGAATCCGGCGGATAAGAAGGAGAACAATGAGCAAGATGAGACAAAAAGCAATATTTCACATCCTTTGAGTAATCAAACACCGAGCCAGATGCATAGCTTGATTGCTAACACATTGGCAATGAAGGGTTCAGGTCCCAGTTCAGGTTCAGGCTCAGGTTCAGGTTCGGGAACTAACAAGAATCagataaaacagagcaatcaaCAGCACCAGAATCATACCAAGGGTGGTTCAAACCCTAGAGGGAACAATCCTACGCATGTTTCATTAATGGGCACAAGCATTAAAGGAAGAGAGTATGAGGATCCAGCTACTAAAGCTCAGATGAAAGCAATGGCTGCAAGAGCATTGTGGCAACTCTCAAGAGGGAATCTCCAAATATGTAGAAGCATAACAGAGTCAAGAGCATTGCTCTGTTTCGCGGTTCTGTTAGAGAAAGGAGACGATGAAGTCAAGTCATATTCAGCTTTGGCAATGATGGAAATCACAGATGTAGCAGAGCAATATCCAGAACTGAGACGTTCAGCCTTTAAACCAACCTCTCCTGCTGCAAAAGCTGTAGTAGAACAGTTACTTAAGGTGATCGAAAACGAAATACTGGACCTACTAATCCCGTGTATCAAATCAATCGGTAGTCTTTCAAGAACGTTCCGTGCAACGGAAACTAGGATCATTGGACCACTCGTGAAGCTTCTTGATGAAAGAGAAGCAGAGATTGCAATGGAAGCCGCAGTAGCGCTTATCAAATTCTCATGTACCGAGAATTTCCTTCGCGATAACCACTCTAAAGCGATTATAGCAGCTGGAGGTGCAAAGCATTTGATTCAACTGGTATACTTTGGAGAACAAATGGTTCAAGTCCCGGCTTTGATGCTACTTTGTTATATCGCTTTGAATGTACCGGACAGTGAGACTTTAGCTCAAGAAGAGGTTCTTGTAGTACTTGAATGGTCGACAAAGCAAGCTCATTTGGTTGAAGCACCGACGATTGATGAGATTTTACCAGAAGCAAAGAGTAGATTGGAGCTTTACCAATCTAGAGGGTCAAGAGGATTTCATTGA
- a CDS encoding Major facilitator superfamily protein (Major facilitator superfamily protein; CONTAINS InterPro DOMAIN/s: Nodulin-like (InterPro:IPR010658), Major facilitator superfamily, general substrate transporter (InterPro:IPR016196); BEST Arabidopsis thaliana protein match is: Major facilitator superfamily protein (TAIR:AT2G16660.1); Has 3379 Blast hits to 3250 proteins in 882 species: Archae - 26; Bacteria - 1593; Metazoa - 4; Fungi - 302; Plants - 604; Viruses - 0; Other Eukaryotes - 850 (source: NCBI BLink).) yields MGFGTSSSSSSSSALKWLGFVTAVWVQSISGNNYTFSNYSGALKSLMNLTQLELNSLSVAKDVGKAFGILAGLASDRLSTPVILLIGSFEGLLGYGVQWLVVSRTIQPIPYWQMCVFLCMGGNSTTWMNTAVLVTCIRNFRRNRGPVSGILKGYVGLSTAIFTDLCNALFSSDPASFLVLLSVVPFAVCLTAVFFLREIPPSTTFAEDNEESKYFAVFNIVAVVVAVYLQSYDIIGIKTGAFSIAFASILLILLASPVAVPFHAFIRSKVHDEQDVEGRIDEPLLRSGSEIEVEETIVGAAAAADNELPPSLKPLSNEEEENHGTIVTTEKKRPVLGEEHTIMEAMLTVDFWVLFVSFLCGVGTGLAVMNNMGQIGLALGYTDVSIFVSMTSIWGFFGRILSGTISEHFIKKAGTPRPLWNAAAQIIMAVGYLLMALALPGSLYIGSMVVGVCYGVRLAITVPTASELFGLKYYGLIYNILILNMPLGSFLFSGLLAGLLYDAEATPTPGGGNTCVGAHCFRIVFIVMAFASIIGVGLDLLLAYRTKGIYAKIHASKKTKKSGGNLR; encoded by the exons ATGGGTTTTGgtacatcttcttcttcatcttcttcctcagctcTGAAATGGCTAGGTTTCGTTACTGCCGTTTGGGTCCAATCCATCTCCGGCAACAATTACACCTTCTCAAATTACTCCGGCGCACTCAAATCCTTAATGAACCTCACTCAGTTAGAACTCAACAGTCTCTCCGTCGCTAAAGACGTCGGAAAAGCATTCGGAATCCTCGCCGGACTTGCTTCCGACCGTCTTTCAACTCCGGTGATCCTCCTCATCGGTTCTTTCGAAGGTCTTCTTGGTTATGGTGTACAATGGCTTGTCGTTAGCCGCACGATTCAACCTATACCTTATTGGCAG ATGTGTGTGTTTCTCTGTATGGGAGGAAACAGTACGACGTGGATGAACACGGCGGTTCTGGTTACTTGTATAAGAAACTTCCGGCGAAATCGTGGTCCTGTTTCAGGGATTCTTAAAGGATACGTTGGTTTAAGTACTGCGATTTTCACGGATCTATGTaatgctctgttttcctcTGACCCAGCTTCGTTTCTTGTCCTCCTCTCCGTCGTGCCTTTTGCCGTTTGTCTCACGGCGGTTTTCTTCCTCCGTGAAATCCCTCCGTCTACTACCTTCGCCGAGGATAACGAAGAGTCTAAATACTTTGCTGTGTTTAACATCGTTGcggttgttgttgctgtgtaCCTTCAGTCTTACGACATCATCGGAATCAAAACAGGAGCTTTCTCAATCGCATTCGCTTCCATACTTCTCATACTCTTAGCCTCTCCTGTCGCTGTACCTTTCCACGCTTTTATCCGTAGCAAAGTTCATGATGAGCAAGACGTAGAAGGACGAATAGATGAACCTTTACTAAGATCAGGATCTGAGATTGAAGTGGAGGAAACAATCGTAGGTGCTGCAGCGGCGGCGGATAACGAATTGCCACCGTCTCTTAAGCCGTTAAGTAAcgaggaggaagagaatcaCGGAACTATAGTGACGACGGAGAAGAAAAGACCGGTTCTTGGAGAAGAACACACCATAATGGAAGCTATGTTGACCGTTGACTTTTGGGTGTTGTTCGTGTCGTTCTTGTGTGGAGTAGGAACTGGTTTAGCAGTTATGAACAATATGGGTCAGATCGGGCTTGCGCTTGGTTACACTGATGTCTCCATTTTTGTCTCCATGACTAGCATTTGGGGATTCTTTGGTCGGATTCTCTCCGGTACTATCTCCGAGCACTTCATCAA GAAAGCTGGAACACCAAGACCATTATGGAATGCAGCAGCTCAAATCATTATGGCCGTGGGATATCTACTGATGGCTTTAGCCTTGCCCGGTTCACTCTATATTGGTTCAATGGTGGTTGGGGTATGCTATGGAGTTCGGTTAGCGATAACCGTACCAACAGCATCAGAACTCTTCGGTCTCAAATACTATGGACTCATCTACAACATCCTTATACTTAATATGCCTCTAGGATCGTTCCTCTTCTCGGGTCTACTCGCGGGTTTACTCTACGATGCTGAAGCCACACCTACTCCTGGTGGAGGCAATACGTGTGTAGGAGCTCATTGTTTCCGTATCGTCTTCATTGTAATGGCGTTTGCTTCTATCATTGGGGTCGGTCTTGACCTTTTGCTTGCGTATAGAACCAAGGGGATCTATGCGAAGATTCATGCGAGCAAGAAGACTAAGAAATCTGGTGGTAATCTTCGATGA
- a CDS encoding PLC-like phosphodiesterases superfamily protein (PLC-like phosphodiesterases superfamily protein; FUNCTIONS IN: phospholipase C activity, phosphoric diester hydrolase activity; INVOLVED IN: triglyceride biosynthetic process, intracellular signaling pathway, lipid metabolic process, phospholipid biosynthetic process; LOCATED IN: cellular_component unknown; EXPRESSED IN: male gametophyte, pollen tube; EXPRESSED DURING: L mature pollen stage, M germinated pollen stage; CONTAINS InterPro DOMAIN/s: Phospholipase C, phosphatidylinositol-specific, X domain (InterPro:IPR000909), PLC-like phosphodiesterase, TIM beta/alpha-barrel domain (InterPro:IPR017946); BEST Arabidopsis thaliana protein match is: PLC-like phosphodiesterases superfamily protein (TAIR:AT4G34930.1); Has 709 Blast hits to 707 proteins in 190 species: Archae - 0; Bacteria - 444; Metazoa - 112; Fungi - 67; Plants - 54; Viruses - 0; Other Eukaryotes - 32 (source: NCBI BLink).) — protein MLSFFSNQIDRQKDVSNEEKTLTNLEKSDGSQFPGDDYRPSDRKNWMAGLTLEKLTLNKIVWPGTHDSATNDIGIPLISRPLAECQSLSIYEQLVLGTRVLDIRVQEDRQICHGILTSYEIDVVIDDVIRFLSETHSEIVILEIRTEFGHKDPPGFETYLADKLGQFLIHQDDSLFNKPVSEILPKRVICIWKPRESPKPSRGGILWNSDYLKDNWIDTDLPWTKFQSNLKHLSEQQPTSSRKFFYRVENTVTPQADNPVVWVKPVTDRIRKHARLFISQCVSKGCGDKLQILSTDFIEGDFVDACVGLTHARIEGKV, from the coding sequence atgctctcttttttctctaacCAGATCGACCGGCAAAAAGATGTGTCTAATGAGGAAAAAACCCTAACCAATCTCGAAAAATCTGACGGTTCACAATTCCCTGGCGATGACTACCGTCCGTCCGATCGGAAAAACTGGATGGCTGGTCTTACGTTGGAGAAACTAACTCTAAACAAGATCGTGTGGCCAGGAACGCATGATTCAGCCACCAACGATATCGGAATACCTCTGATCTCTCGTCCTTTAGCTGAATGCCAATCGCTCTCTATCTACGAGCAGCTCGTCCTCGGGACACGTGTCCTCGATATCCGTGTGCAAGAGGATCGCCAAATCTGCCACGGGATTCTGACGTCATACGAAATTGATGTTGTCATTGATGACGTTATCAGATTCTTGTCGGAGACTCACTCGGAGATTGTAATCCTGGAGATAAGGACTGAGTTTGGACACAAAGATCCTCCGGGGTTCGAGACTTACTTGGCAGACAAGTTAGGTCAATTCTTGATACATCAAGATGATAGCTTGTTCAACAAGCCGGTATCAGAGATTTTGCCGAAAAGGGTTATATGCATCTGGAAACCTAGAGAGTCTCCAAAGCCGAGCCGTGGTGGAATTCTCTGGAACTCAGATTATCTAAAAGATAATTGGATCGATACGGATCTTCCATGGACGAAATTTCAGAGCAATTTGAAGCATCTGAGTGAGCAGCAGCCGACATCTTCTAGAAAATTCTTTTACCGGGTTGAGAACACGGTCACGCCGCAAGCAGATAATCCGGTTGTGTGGGTTAAACCGGTGACTGATCGGATCCGAAAACACGCCAGACTATTTATTTCTCAGTGTGTTTCCAAGGGATGTGGAGATAAGTTGCAGATTTTGTCCACTGATTTCATCGAAGGAGATTTCGTTGATGCCTGTGTCGGCCTTACTCACGCAAGAATCGAAGGAAAGGTTTGA
- a CDS encoding PLC-like phosphodiesterases superfamily protein (PLC-like phosphodiesterases superfamily protein; FUNCTIONS IN: phospholipase C activity, phosphoric diester hydrolase activity; INVOLVED IN: intracellular signaling pathway, lipid metabolic process; CONTAINS InterPro DOMAIN/s: Phospholipase C, phosphatidylinositol-specific, X domain (InterPro:IPR000909), PLC-like phosphodiesterase, TIM beta/alpha-barrel domain (InterPro:IPR017946); BEST Arabidopsis thaliana protein match is: PLC-like phosphodiesterases superfamily protein (TAIR:AT4G34920.1); Has 830 Blast hits to 828 proteins in 253 species: Archae - 0; Bacteria - 617; Metazoa - 73; Fungi - 58; Plants - 54; Viruses - 0; Other Eukaryotes - 28 (source: NCBI BLink).) yields the protein MSFFGKLADTVVSFANDSAKSVVEEVVNPTVSFANNSARTVVEEVVNPTVSFANDSARTVVEKVLNPTVSFIDSQLQRPRDVLVQQQILDNLQESNGSNFPGDDYHSPDRKNWMAHLSVDKLTLNKIVWPGTHDSATNGIGDPLVTRWLGECQTLSIFDQLVLGTRVLDIRFQEDRCVCHGALSSYNVDVVLNDVIRFVSETQSEIIILEIRTEFGKKDPFEFETYLVDKLGQFLIHQDDNLFNKPVSEILPKRVICIWKPRESPKPSRGGILWNSDYLKDNWIDTDLPWTKFQSNLKHLSEQQPISSRKFFYRVENTVTPQADNPVVWVKQVTDRIRKHARLFISQCASKGYGDKLQILSTDFIEGDFVDACVGLTHARMKGQFDKISPS from the coding sequence ATGTCTTTTTTCGGAAAACTCGCAGACACTGTGGTATCTTTTGCAAACGATTCTGCGAAATCTGTTGTAGAAGAAGTGGTAAATCCAACGGTGTCTTTTGCAAACAATTCTGCAAGAACTGTTGTAGAAGAAGTGGTAAATCCGACGGTCTCTTTTGCAAACGACTCTGCGAGAACTGTTGTAGAAAAAGTGCTAAATCCAACGGTATCGTTCATCGATAGCCAGCTCCAGCGGCCACGGGACGTCCTTGTGCAACAACAAATCCTAGACAATCTCCAAGAATCGAATGGTTCGAATTTCCCTGGGGATGACTACCACTCGCCTGACCGGAAGAACTGGATGGCCCATCTCTCTGTGGATAAACTAACCCTTAACAAGATCGTGTGGCCAGGAACTCACGACTCAGCCACCAACGGAATTGGGGACCCTTTGGTCACTCGTTGGTTGGGTGAATGTCAAACGCTCTCCATCTTCGACCAGCTAGTTCTTGGCACACGTGTCCTCGATATCCGTTTCCAAGAGGATCGTTGTGTCTGCCATGGAGCTCTTTCTTCGTACAACGTTGATGTCGTCCTCAATGACGTCATCAGATTTGTGTCCGAGACCCAATCTGAGATCATAATCTTGGAGATAAGGACCGAGTTTGGAAAGAAAGACCCTTTTGAATTCGAGACTTACTTGGTTGATAAATTAGGTCAATTCTTGATACATCAAGACGATAACTTGTTCAACAAGCCGGTATCAGAGATTTTGCCGAAAAGGGTTATTTGCATCTGGAAACCTAGAGAATCTCCGAAGCCGAGCCGTGGTGGAATTCTCTGGAACTCAGATTATCTAAAAGATAATTGGATCGATACGGATCTTCCATGGACGAAATTTCAGAGCAATTTGAAGCATCTGAGTGAGCAGCAACCGATATCTTCTAGGAAATTCTTCTACCGGGTTGAGAACACGGTTACGCCGCAAGCAGATAATCCGGTTGTGTGGGTTAAACAGGTTACTGATCGGATCAGAAAACACGCTAGGCTTTTTATATCTCAGTGTGCTTCCAAGGGATATGGAGATAAGTTACAGATTTTGTCCACTGATTTCATTGAAGGAGATTTTGTCGATGCCTGCGTCGGACTCACTCACGCAAGAATGAAGGGACAGTTTGATAAGATATCTCCAAGTTAG